The Maridesulfovibrio hydrothermalis AM13 = DSM 14728 DNA window AAAGGCCGAAGAGAGTGTTTGAAACACTCTCAAAAAAATCGGCCAATGCTGCGCTGTCTACGCCAGGGACCGGGATGTGAATCCCGATCCGGTAGACAGCCAGAAGAAGAAAAGTCCAAAAGATCTTTTTCTTCAGTTCCGGCAGTCGGGAAAGATTATCAACTCCAGACAATGCCACGTCTTATCCTTCCAGGGCTTTGACCGTTCCTCCGGCCTTTGTGATTTTATCAGTCGCAGATGCGCTGAAGCGATGTGCTTCGATAGTTACCGCAGCACTTACTTCGCCCATTCCAAGAACTTTTACGAGAGCGCCTCTTTTGCAGAGACCTCTTTCGTAAATGTCTTCGAGGGATATTTCGGTCTTGCCTTCAAAAGCTCCAAGAATCTGTCCAACGTTAAGAGCTACGTACTCTTCACGGAAAGGGTTCTTGAAACCACGTTTGGGGAGACGACGAGCCAAAGGCATCTGTCCACCTTCAAACCAGGCAGGAACACCGCCGCCGGAGCGGGCATTCTGTCCCTTGTGACCCTTACCGGATGTTCCACCAGTACCAGAGCCACCACCGCGACCTACGCGTTTGCGGTTTTTGCGTTCCTCTGGGAACGGATATATTTCGTGCAGCCTCATGATTCAGTTACCTCCACAAGGTGCTCAACTTTTCTGATCATTCCTCTTACGACGGAATTGTCTTCAAAGCTTCTTTCTTGTCTGATCTTACGCAATCCAAGGGCAACGAGAGTTGCACGCTGTTTTG harbors:
- the rplO gene encoding 50S ribosomal protein L15 is translated as MRLHEIYPFPEERKNRKRVGRGGGSGTGGTSGKGHKGQNARSGGGVPAWFEGGQMPLARRLPKRGFKNPFREEYVALNVGQILGAFEGKTEISLEDIYERGLCKRGALVKVLGMGEVSAAVTIEAHRFSASATDKITKAGGTVKALEG
- the rpmD gene encoding 50S ribosomal protein L30, whose amino-acid sequence is MLKVKLVRSKIGCNPKQRATLVALGLRKIRQERSFEDNSVVRGMIRKVEHLVEVTES